In the genome of Blastopirellula retiformator, the window GAAGCCGTGCTGGCGTCAGTGGGCGTCAGCCGCGTAGTTATCACCTGTCGGTCGGCGACAGTATTCGGAACAACCACACGACAAGTTCGTCGAAGCGCGGGATGTTTGTGCCGCTCGAGAATCGCACATTCGCCGATTTGAGCGATGGGACCAGCAACTCATTCGCCGTATCAGAAGTAGTGATCGGTCCGAACAGCGTGACTCGCTTCCTGAAAGGAAACGTCGCCGTCACACCAGGCATTAACACCAATCCGTCGAGCCCCGCCGATTGTTGGGCGGCTCGCGGCAGCAATGGCCTGGTCGCCTCGGCGGTCGAAGTGACGGCCGAGTCCTACGTCCATCGGGCGCCCGGCAGTCGGTGGGCGGAAGGTCGCGTCTTCTTTACCGGCTTTAGTTCTGTCTTGCCTCCCAATTCGCCTCGCTGCACGATCGCGCACAACGACGGAACCTGGGGCATCTGGACTCCCAGCAGTTTTCACACCGGCGGCGTGAACGTTGGTTTCGCCGATGGTTCGGTTCACTTCATCAGCGAGACGATCGACGCAGGCAACCCCACCG includes:
- a CDS encoding DUF1559 family PulG-like putative transporter, with the translated sequence MRFSKNSQLRDRRFAFTLVELLVVIAIIGVLIALLLPAVQQAREAARRMQCVNRMKQVGLALHTYHDAYSAFPALQMQVQPTRPAGFAALLPYLEQTAIYDDMTSASPPYGANDWNPTHQNTTISEFACPSDPNWGSRAGVSGRQPRSYHLSVGDSIRNNHTTSSSKRGMFVPLENRTFADLSDGTSNSFAVSEVVIGPNSVTRFLKGNVAVTPGINTNPSSPADCWAARGSNGLVASAVEVTAESYVHRAPGSRWAEGRVFFTGFSSVLPPNSPRCTIAHNDGTWGIWTPSSFHTGGVNVGFADGSVHFISETIDAGNPTATEAASGPSPYGVWGALGSINGGETQSEF